In Sulfurovum xiamenensis, a genomic segment contains:
- a CDS encoding peptidylprolyl isomerase, with protein sequence MKSKEIIMATASARHILVNDEALCRELKEKINAGEITFEEAAKQNSTCPSGARGGELGRFGQGQMVPEFDRVVFNDEVGVVHGPVKTQFGYHLLEITERS encoded by the coding sequence ATCAAAAGCAAGGAGATAATAATGGCAACAGCATCAGCAAGACACATATTGGTCAATGACGAAGCACTCTGTAGGGAACTCAAAGAGAAGATAAATGCAGGGGAGATTACCTTTGAAGAAGCAGCGAAGCAGAATTCCACGTGTCCTTCAGGCGCAAGAGGTGGAGAACTGGGAAGATTTGGTCAGGGACAAATGGTACCGGAGTTCGACAGAGTCGTGTTTAATGATGAGGTAGGTGTCGTACATGGTCCGGTAAAAACACAATTTGGGTACCATCTGCTTGAAATCACAGAACGTTCGTAA
- the dnaG gene encoding DNA primase: MIDNASIESLKNSIDIVDVIGSYIELRKAGANYKANCPFHGEKTPSFVVSPSKQIYHCFGCGVGGDSIKFVMELEKLSYPEAIEKLASMHNFSLTYTKGSSDYSDAKRVLEAVGQWYVKNLNHNETAMKYLLDRGISQNSIETFEIGYVPSGGEVIQFLQRALLPLPKAAEAGIIAQNENGNGYYARLVERITFPIYSTSGSLVGFGGRTISNHPAKYINSPQTKLFNKSRLLYGYHLAKESIYKNKKIIVCEGYLDVVMFHQAGFKEAVAGMGTALTPEHLPLLRKGDPKVILAYDGDKAGVAAALKSAQMLSVAGFDGGVVLFPDGQDPADLIAKGQSETVAKLLRNAKPLIPFVLEMIVSMYNLNDPRAKEAAFGAVKQYLDTLSQIIKDAYIPMAATLVGIAPSLFGKETNVARARESFTQKRDDVAHLSILKTLIENPNLIDNVLSVMDIEMFGTYAELFTALINGESEHPGLVGLSVDDSLEVMNEEELNSVLRNFLIKHYDLKLKSIASSQQIPFEKKSFLIRKIRTDIIPRLKKGELVAFEAGI, translated from the coding sequence ATGATAGATAATGCCTCGATAGAATCCTTAAAAAACAGTATTGACATTGTAGATGTGATTGGTAGCTATATAGAGTTACGTAAAGCGGGAGCAAACTACAAAGCAAACTGTCCTTTTCATGGAGAAAAAACCCCTTCTTTTGTTGTCAGCCCAAGTAAACAGATCTACCACTGTTTTGGTTGTGGCGTAGGGGGAGACAGCATTAAATTTGTGATGGAGTTAGAAAAACTTTCCTATCCTGAAGCGATAGAGAAGCTTGCTTCCATGCATAACTTTTCATTGACATATACCAAAGGAAGCTCGGATTACTCTGATGCAAAACGTGTACTTGAAGCCGTAGGTCAATGGTATGTGAAAAATCTCAATCATAATGAAACAGCGATGAAGTATCTGCTTGACAGGGGAATATCCCAAAACTCCATTGAAACGTTTGAGATAGGGTATGTACCAAGCGGAGGGGAAGTGATACAGTTTCTACAAAGGGCTCTGCTTCCTTTGCCTAAGGCAGCTGAGGCAGGGATCATCGCCCAAAATGAAAACGGCAATGGTTACTATGCACGTTTGGTGGAAAGGATCACTTTCCCTATCTATTCTACAAGTGGCTCTTTGGTAGGGTTTGGTGGCAGGACCATTTCGAACCATCCTGCAAAGTACATTAACTCCCCTCAAACTAAACTGTTTAATAAGTCGAGACTCCTTTATGGGTATCACTTGGCAAAAGAGAGCATCTATAAGAATAAAAAGATCATTGTGTGTGAGGGGTATTTGGATGTCGTGATGTTCCATCAAGCAGGTTTTAAAGAAGCGGTCGCCGGGATGGGAACTGCACTGACACCTGAGCATTTGCCTCTATTGCGTAAAGGAGATCCAAAAGTGATCCTGGCTTATGATGGAGATAAGGCAGGTGTAGCTGCAGCACTGAAATCGGCCCAGATGTTGTCAGTGGCAGGTTTTGACGGTGGGGTCGTACTCTTTCCTGATGGGCAGGACCCTGCGGATCTCATAGCCAAGGGGCAGAGTGAGACCGTAGCGAAGCTGCTTCGTAATGCCAAACCGTTGATCCCTTTTGTACTGGAGATGATCGTTTCGATGTATAATTTAAATGATCCTAGAGCAAAAGAAGCCGCTTTTGGTGCAGTGAAACAGTATCTTGATACACTTAGCCAGATCATCAAAGATGCGTACATTCCTATGGCAGCGACATTGGTGGGCATAGCTCCTTCACTTTTTGGTAAAGAGACCAATGTAGCCAGAGCAAGAGAGAGTTTTACACAAAAAAGAGATGATGTGGCGCACTTGAGTATCTTAAAGACACTCATTGAAAATCCTAACCTTATAGATAATGTGCTCAGTGTCATGGATATAGAGATGTTCGGTACCTATGCCGAACTGTTTACGGCACTTATCAATGGAGAGAGTGAACATCCCGGACTGGTAGGGCTCAGTGTAGATGATAGTCTGGAAGTCATGAATGAAGAGGAACTCAACAGTGTACTGCGCAATTTTCTCATCAAGCATTATGATTTGAAATTAAAAAGTATCGCAAGTTCACAACAGATACCATTTGAGAAAAAGAGTTTTCTCATACGTAAGATAAGAACCGATATCATACCTAGATTGAAAAAAGGTGAATTGGTTGCTTTTGAAGCGGGGATATGA
- a CDS encoding tetratricopeptide repeat protein: MEHILPAYNDPLFSIMLIVVISLIIALVTYGWGLHKQQKEEGNLLKFLEKFDTAECALETADMPFEPHMLKPLTLLAKAFENAGEYHKAISIYLFLIKNITHDSGKIELMERLGSTYLHAGFMERSQSIYTEVLRKKPRNVQALYELGIVYEIMQKYDKAKEVLGPLNMLGEDTTSLEQFLDLSELLANKTLAIPEKVERLEQLLKEAPSLYRHIIKALLLLDTKSAWESIDPKRIKELLDVLWFLPNSQLDLDIITSNKQLQTLYYAKGYLQNPAKQSGIFSVDMLATARENGFEEGDLIFSYLCQKCKQSFPVSFKRCPNCMAINTVKVEEKIAKSSPKTDYSLL; the protein is encoded by the coding sequence TTGGAACATATATTACCTGCGTATAATGACCCTCTTTTCAGCATTATGCTTATTGTGGTGATCTCTCTTATCATTGCCCTCGTTACCTATGGCTGGGGGTTGCATAAACAGCAAAAAGAGGAAGGGAACCTGCTCAAGTTCTTGGAAAAGTTTGACACTGCCGAGTGTGCCTTGGAAACAGCGGACATGCCTTTTGAACCGCATATGCTTAAACCACTTACCCTTCTGGCAAAAGCATTTGAAAATGCCGGAGAGTACCACAAAGCCATTAGTATTTATCTTTTCCTTATTAAAAACATTACCCATGATTCAGGGAAAATAGAACTGATGGAACGTCTGGGCAGTACTTATCTTCATGCAGGATTCATGGAACGGTCACAGTCCATTTACACAGAAGTTTTACGCAAGAAACCCCGTAATGTGCAAGCCCTTTATGAACTGGGGATCGTGTATGAGATCATGCAAAAATACGATAAAGCTAAAGAGGTCTTAGGCCCTCTAAATATGTTGGGAGAAGATACAACATCACTGGAACAATTCCTGGATCTTTCAGAGCTCCTTGCAAATAAGACCTTGGCCATACCGGAGAAAGTAGAGAGACTCGAACAATTATTAAAAGAGGCCCCAAGCCTCTATAGACATATCATCAAAGCGCTTTTACTGCTTGATACCAAAAGTGCCTGGGAGAGCATTGATCCCAAACGTATCAAAGAGCTTCTTGACGTCCTTTGGTTCTTACCAAATTCACAACTCGATTTAGATATAATCACATCAAATAAACAGCTGCAAACACTTTACTATGCGAAAGGGTATCTACAGAACCCCGCAAAACAAAGTGGTATTTTCAGTGTGGATATGTTAGCGACGGCTAGAGAAAATGGGTTTGAAGAGGGAGATCTGATCTTCTCCTACCTCTGTCAAAAATGTAAACAGAGTTTCCCTGTCTCTTTCAAACGATGTCCTAATTGTATGGCTATAAATACGGTTAAAGTTGAGGAAAAAATTGCAAAATCAAGCCCGAAAACAGATTACTCTTTACTCTGA
- the rnhA gene encoding ribonuclease HI, translating into MQNQARKQITLYSDGSSLGNPGPGGYGGILEFKGVRKEYFGGDAHTTNNRMELQAVIEGLKLLKEPCDVEIISDSSYVIKAINEWLDGWVRKNFSKVKNVDLWKEYLEISSPHTIRGTWVRGHNGHPENERCDELARNEAERIKLTL; encoded by the coding sequence TTGCAAAATCAAGCCCGAAAACAGATTACTCTTTACTCTGATGGTTCCAGTCTGGGAAATCCCGGACCTGGAGGGTACGGAGGTATCCTGGAATTCAAGGGTGTGCGTAAAGAGTACTTTGGCGGAGATGCACATACCACCAACAACCGCATGGAACTTCAAGCTGTCATAGAGGGGCTGAAGCTTCTTAAAGAACCTTGTGATGTAGAGATCATCTCTGACAGTTCCTATGTGATCAAAGCTATCAATGAATGGTTGGATGGCTGGGTACGCAAGAACTTTTCCAAAGTGAAGAATGTAGACCTATGGAAAGAGTATCTTGAAATATCAAGCCCGCACACTATACGCGGTACATGGGTCAGAGGGCACAATGGTCATCCTGAAAATGAACGTTGCGACGAACTGGCACGTAACGAAGCAGAAAGAATAAAATTAACACTATAG
- the rnc gene encoding ribonuclease III translates to MNDYSQLEERLNYTFKNKQLIIEALTHKSYKKPYNNERLEFLGDAVLDLIVGEYLFSKFPNSNEGILSKIRASLVNESGFTLLARKLDLGSYIYLSLAEENNNGRNKPSLLSNAFEAIIGAIYLEAGLATAKEISIKLLEESHPKIDLDSLSKDYKTALQELTQATHGVTPNYTLLDSSGPDHKKEFVIAVTLDDKTIATAKGKSKKEAQQKAAELALKELKA, encoded by the coding sequence ATGAATGATTACAGTCAACTGGAAGAACGACTGAACTATACATTTAAAAATAAGCAATTGATTATTGAGGCTCTAACCCATAAGAGTTACAAAAAGCCTTACAATAATGAGCGGCTTGAATTTTTAGGAGATGCCGTACTTGACCTCATTGTAGGAGAGTACCTTTTTTCCAAATTCCCCAATTCAAATGAAGGTATTCTCTCAAAGATCCGTGCTTCACTTGTCAATGAAAGCGGATTTACACTTTTAGCAAGAAAACTCGATCTTGGTTCCTATATCTACCTCTCCTTGGCAGAAGAAAATAACAATGGACGCAACAAACCTTCACTGCTCTCCAACGCCTTTGAAGCGATCATCGGTGCAATCTACCTTGAAGCCGGTTTAGCCACGGCCAAAGAGATCTCTATCAAACTCCTGGAAGAGAGTCACCCAAAAATCGACCTTGACTCTCTTTCAAAAGATTATAAAACCGCTTTACAGGAACTCACACAGGCAACCCACGGCGTGACACCTAACTATACGCTTTTAGACTCTTCAGGACCAGACCATAAAAAAGAGTTCGTGATTGCAGTCACACTTGATGACAAAACCATTGCTACAGCAAAAGGTAAAAGTAAAAAAGAAGCTCAGCAAAAAGCAGCGGAACTTGCATTAAAGGAATTAAAAGCATGA
- the aroC gene encoding chorismate synthase yields the protein MNTFGKKLTLTTFGESHGKALGCILDGVPAGLKIDEAFIQSELDRRKPGKSKLETGRKEADKVEILSGTFEGVSTGTPIAMIIFNTNQKSKDYENVKDLFRPGHADFTYFHKYGLRDYRGGGRSSARETAARVAGGAIAKLMLKELGVSIQSGLCEVDGIKGSVQDFEYAKNSKMYALDPAKEAAQEAAILAAKENHDSVGGVVLTTATGVPIGLGEPLYYKLDAILAEAMMGINAAKAVEIGDGVASTHLKGSENNDEITLNGFTSNHSGGMLGGISNGDTIVVKTHFKPTPSIFQEQQTITTHNEEVKCNLKGRHDPCVAIRGAVVCEAMMALTLADMTLLNMGKKMDHLTAIYQA from the coding sequence ATGAACACCTTTGGAAAAAAACTGACCCTCACTACGTTTGGTGAATCCCACGGTAAAGCGCTTGGATGTATACTTGATGGTGTACCTGCCGGACTTAAGATCGATGAAGCATTCATACAAAGTGAACTTGACAGACGAAAACCCGGAAAATCAAAACTGGAAACAGGACGTAAAGAGGCAGACAAAGTAGAGATCCTTTCTGGAACATTTGAAGGGGTGAGTACAGGGACCCCTATCGCCATGATCATCTTCAACACCAACCAAAAATCCAAAGATTATGAAAATGTGAAAGATCTCTTTCGTCCCGGACATGCGGATTTTACCTACTTTCATAAATATGGTCTGAGAGACTACCGTGGTGGTGGAAGAAGTTCGGCAAGAGAGACCGCTGCACGTGTAGCTGGTGGTGCCATAGCAAAACTGATGCTCAAAGAACTGGGGGTCTCGATACAGAGCGGCCTTTGTGAAGTCGATGGTATCAAAGGAAGCGTTCAGGATTTTGAATATGCAAAAAATTCCAAGATGTACGCCCTTGATCCTGCCAAGGAAGCGGCACAGGAAGCTGCGATCTTAGCAGCAAAAGAGAATCATGACTCTGTGGGTGGTGTGGTCCTTACGACTGCCACAGGGGTGCCTATAGGATTGGGTGAGCCACTCTACTACAAACTCGATGCCATACTTGCAGAGGCAATGATGGGCATCAATGCAGCCAAAGCGGTGGAGATAGGAGACGGTGTTGCCAGTACCCATCTCAAAGGAAGTGAGAACAATGATGAGATCACCCTCAATGGATTTACTTCCAATCACTCCGGCGGTATGCTAGGGGGTATCTCCAATGGGGATACGATCGTGGTGAAGACACACTTCAAACCAACACCTTCTATTTTTCAAGAACAGCAAACGATCACGACCCATAATGAAGAGGTGAAATGCAACCTCAAAGGAAGACACGATCCATGTGTTGCTATCAGGGGTGCTGTCGTATGTGAAGCGATGATGGCACTGACATTAGCAGATATGACGTTGCTGAACATGGGTAAAAAAATGGATCACCTTACGGCCATTTATCAAGCTTAA
- a CDS encoding ribonuclease HII → MMTSKPLCGIDEAGRGPLAGSLVIAGVVLKNPIEGLMDSKKLTEKRREALYPIVIENSAYHIVTFSAKKVDEMGISKCLQSGLQSIQKHLADAAYLFDGNSSFGVPNISTMVKADTKVAEVSAASILAKVTHDREMIEMAKKYPQYGFEKHKGYGTKAHIEALLKYDRCEMHRKTFRVKGLDEPALF, encoded by the coding sequence ATGATGACCTCTAAACCATTATGCGGAATAGATGAAGCTGGTCGTGGTCCTTTGGCCGGTTCATTGGTGATCGCCGGGGTGGTGTTGAAAAATCCTATTGAGGGATTGATGGATTCCAAGAAACTGACAGAAAAAAGGCGTGAGGCACTTTACCCGATCGTGATCGAAAATTCAGCGTATCATATCGTCACTTTTTCGGCCAAAAAGGTGGATGAGATGGGTATCTCCAAGTGTTTACAGTCAGGTTTACAAAGTATACAGAAGCATTTGGCTGACGCAGCGTATCTCTTTGACGGGAACAGCAGTTTTGGAGTTCCAAATATTAGCACGATGGTCAAGGCAGATACGAAAGTAGCTGAAGTGAGTGCAGCAAGTATTTTGGCAAAAGTCACACATGACAGAGAGATGATAGAGATGGCAAAAAAATATCCCCAATACGGCTTTGAGAAACATAAAGGCTATGGGACCAAAGCCCACATTGAGGCTTTACTCAAATATGACCGATGTGAAATGCATCGTAAAACGTTTAGGGTAAAAGGGTTGGATGAACCTGCACTGTTTTAA
- the recQ gene encoding DNA helicase RecQ, with the protein MNKLETLEHYFGHSSFRPLQEEVVDAILAKQDVLMILPTGGGKSLCYQLPTLLMEGITVVVSPLLALMHDQVVALKENGIAAEMLSSMQDLEESQQIETRLRAGEIKLLYVAPERLTNAYFLNLLHQLPINFFVIDEAHCVSEWGHEFRENYRRLSLLKEQFATTPIAAFTATATHAVESDIASNLGLRDPKRVRGSLFRENLTIHARHRIKDGRAQLMEFLKLHTDESGIIYTLSRKSTEAVAHFLQNKGIEARAYHAGLSTEEKNRTYADFVADRVQIVVATIAFGMGIDKSNIRFVVHMTMPKTLENYYQEIGRAGRDGLASETLLLFSAQDIVQQKMFIEDLPETPYKQHAFNKLDSMVRFANSENCRHQSIAAYFDDRIDECGDTCDNCAAPASEKVDITTASRMLLSTILRTEQSFGLHYVIDVLKGSKEQRVLQNGHDTLSVYGIGEEYSKSQWLTIGDKLLELNAVEIGEFKVYRLTAFGIEVIKGAHQIELKKERLTVQKSEVKKRVTYFDDYDVEVYDKLRDLRTRIASEKGIPPYIVFSDKTLKDLSMKVPKDKETMLEVHGIGEVKFERYGEEFLTLLNDDL; encoded by the coding sequence ATGAATAAATTAGAAACCCTTGAACACTATTTCGGACACAGCTCATTTAGACCTTTGCAAGAAGAGGTAGTGGATGCTATCCTGGCAAAACAGGATGTATTGATGATACTTCCTACAGGTGGGGGGAAATCACTCTGTTATCAGCTTCCTACACTGCTGATGGAAGGCATTACCGTGGTGGTGTCACCATTGCTCGCATTGATGCATGATCAGGTAGTCGCACTGAAGGAAAATGGTATCGCTGCAGAGATGCTCTCTTCGATGCAAGATCTGGAAGAGAGTCAGCAGATAGAAACACGTTTGAGAGCAGGTGAGATAAAACTGCTTTATGTGGCACCTGAACGCCTTACCAATGCGTACTTTTTAAACCTGTTGCATCAGCTTCCGATCAACTTTTTCGTTATCGATGAAGCACACTGTGTGAGTGAGTGGGGGCATGAGTTTAGAGAGAACTATAGGCGTCTGTCGTTACTCAAAGAACAGTTTGCAACGACACCTATAGCCGCATTTACAGCCACGGCGACCCATGCGGTCGAAAGTGATATCGCTAGTAACTTGGGATTACGAGATCCAAAACGTGTGAGGGGTTCACTCTTCCGTGAAAACTTGACCATTCATGCGCGACACCGTATCAAAGATGGTAGAGCACAGTTAATGGAGTTTTTGAAACTGCATACAGATGAGTCCGGTATCATCTATACACTTTCAAGAAAGTCCACAGAAGCAGTTGCACATTTTTTACAAAACAAAGGTATCGAAGCCAGAGCGTATCATGCAGGACTTTCTACTGAAGAGAAGAACCGGACTTATGCGGATTTTGTAGCTGACAGAGTACAGATAGTGGTAGCAACCATTGCGTTTGGTATGGGGATTGACAAGAGTAACATCCGTTTTGTGGTGCATATGACCATGCCAAAGACATTGGAAAACTATTATCAGGAGATAGGACGTGCTGGGAGGGATGGATTGGCATCTGAAACACTTCTGCTCTTTTCCGCACAGGATATCGTGCAGCAAAAAATGTTCATAGAAGATCTTCCCGAAACACCTTACAAACAACATGCCTTCAACAAGCTTGACAGTATGGTACGTTTTGCCAATTCTGAAAACTGCAGGCATCAGAGTATTGCGGCCTATTTTGATGATCGGATAGATGAATGTGGAGACACATGTGACAACTGTGCAGCACCAGCAAGTGAAAAGGTAGACATTACTACAGCATCACGTATGCTGCTTTCCACCATCTTACGTACGGAGCAGAGTTTTGGTTTACACTATGTGATAGATGTATTGAAAGGGAGTAAAGAACAGAGGGTACTCCAAAATGGACATGATACCCTTTCAGTCTATGGTATAGGAGAAGAGTACAGTAAATCACAATGGTTGACAATAGGTGACAAGTTATTGGAATTGAATGCAGTGGAGATAGGTGAATTTAAAGTCTATCGGTTGACAGCTTTTGGCATAGAAGTGATCAAAGGTGCACACCAGATAGAACTTAAAAAAGAGAGACTGACAGTACAAAAATCTGAGGTTAAAAAACGCGTGACCTATTTTGATGATTACGATGTGGAAGTGTATGACAAGCTTAGAGATCTGCGTACACGTATCGCTTCAGAAAAAGGTATTCCTCCGTATATCGTTTTTTCAGATAAAACGTTAAAAGATTTGAGTATGAAGGTTCCGAAGGATAAAGAGACGATGCTCGAAGTACACGGGATAGGGGAAGTGAAATTTGAACGATACGGGGAAGAGTTTTTGACTCTTTTGAATGATGACCTCTAA
- a CDS encoding response regulator transcription factor: MQNENIEIVVIEDEEDILELIEYHLSKEGYAVTGFLSTENVEQFLEEETPSLMLVDRNLPGMEGSDFVAYLREIGYDIPVIFLSAKDKESELEEGFEAGGDDYMSKPFSPKELTLRVKALLKRSGVLQKQQRIKYKLLTMDLENKALTVDGQSVLLTNLEFNLLHTFMKNIDKALTRDFLRDEVWGSDGEGVNDNAVNVAINRLKNKIDPKNEQNYFHPVWGVGYKFS; encoded by the coding sequence ATGCAAAATGAAAATATAGAAATAGTTGTTATCGAAGATGAAGAAGATATTTTAGAACTGATAGAGTATCATTTGAGTAAAGAGGGGTATGCCGTGACAGGTTTTCTCTCGACGGAAAATGTAGAACAATTCTTAGAGGAGGAAACCCCTTCTCTCATGCTTGTTGACCGTAACCTCCCTGGAATGGAGGGAAGCGATTTTGTCGCTTATCTCAGAGAAATAGGCTATGATATCCCTGTGATATTCCTATCTGCCAAAGATAAAGAATCTGAACTTGAAGAGGGATTTGAAGCAGGGGGTGATGACTATATGAGTAAACCTTTTTCCCCTAAAGAATTGACACTTAGGGTCAAAGCACTGCTTAAGCGTTCCGGGGTGCTGCAAAAACAACAACGTATCAAATATAAATTACTTACTATGGATCTGGAAAATAAAGCGCTTACGGTTGATGGACAGAGTGTTTTACTTACCAACCTCGAGTTTAATTTATTGCATACCTTTATGAAAAATATCGATAAAGCATTGACAAGAGATTTCCTTCGTGATGAGGTATGGGGATCGGATGGAGAAGGTGTCAATGACAATGCGGTGAATGTGGCAATTAACCGGCTCAAAAACAAAATAGACCCCAAAAATGAACAGAATTATTTTCATCCTGTCTGGGGGGTAGGGTATAAATTCTCCTAA
- a CDS encoding PhoU domain-containing protein, which yields MLPGYQEARLAVRADVLSVLEGLATANKEGLEALQAIDAVKLEEARSRLKDISQETEKIDNDIVLIFAKYTPEARDLRELVSYLKITSALNRIRTNINSYLKNMQSMLMEKNDKMTQLIQDSLSINRCTLNAFDYTIEMLQTFDDNDQVKALAARIDVEYSKTDDIYTLLEKDVIQQIGNADGLAEEYFNLLKHIRKNLKIIDRLESVSQRVIFARMGGKL from the coding sequence ATGTTACCAGGATATCAAGAAGCAAGACTGGCTGTAAGAGCGGACGTACTGAGTGTATTGGAAGGTTTGGCTACAGCAAATAAAGAGGGACTTGAAGCACTTCAGGCAATTGATGCAGTGAAGTTGGAAGAGGCGAGAAGTAGACTGAAAGATATCAGTCAAGAGACAGAGAAGATAGACAATGATATTGTACTTATCTTTGCAAAATATACACCAGAAGCAAGAGATCTAAGGGAACTGGTCTCTTATTTGAAAATCACGTCTGCTTTGAACCGTATTCGTACAAATATCAACAGCTATCTTAAAAATATGCAAAGTATGCTCATGGAAAAAAATGACAAGATGACACAACTCATCCAGGATTCCTTGAGCATTAATCGTTGTACACTGAATGCTTTTGATTATACCATTGAAATGTTGCAAACATTTGATGACAATGACCAAGTTAAAGCATTGGCTGCAAGAATTGATGTGGAATACAGTAAAACAGATGATATCTATACACTACTCGAAAAAGATGTCATACAACAAATAGGCAATGCAGATGGGCTTGCAGAAGAGTATTTTAATCTTTTGAAACATATAAGGAAGAACCTTAAGATCATAGACCGTTTAGAAAGTGTATCACAGCGTGTCATATTTGCACGAATGGGTGGCAAACTCTAA
- the pstB gene encoding phosphate ABC transporter ATP-binding protein PstB: MAENNIIMDIKDFYFTYAGVDAPSLKKINLPIEKNKITAMIGPSGCGKSTLLRAMNRIHDLYPGNQYEGEINLYSSHDEKQNILDLKKENDFIKLRQQVGMIFQKPTPFPMSIFDNVAYGLKLAGVKDKVEIEERVEKALKDAAIWNETKDRLNKSALGLSGGQQQRLCIARAVALKPEVLLFDEPTSALDPISTGAIEELIAELKKDVSVVIVTHNMQQASRLSDYTAFMYLGDLIEYDKTDKIFLNPSQKLTEDYITGRFG; the protein is encoded by the coding sequence ATGGCAGAAAATAACATTATAATGGATATTAAAGATTTTTATTTTACCTATGCCGGTGTGGATGCACCTTCATTAAAGAAGATCAACCTCCCTATAGAAAAAAATAAAATTACAGCGATGATCGGCCCCAGTGGTTGTGGTAAATCCACACTTTTGCGTGCGATGAACCGTATCCATGATCTCTATCCTGGAAACCAGTATGAAGGTGAGATTAACCTTTATAGTAGTCATGATGAAAAACAGAATATTCTGGATCTTAAAAAAGAGAATGATTTCATCAAGTTACGTCAACAGGTAGGAATGATCTTTCAAAAACCTACACCGTTTCCTATGAGTATCTTTGATAATGTTGCTTATGGGTTGAAACTTGCAGGGGTTAAAGATAAAGTTGAAATAGAGGAACGTGTAGAAAAAGCATTGAAAGATGCTGCTATTTGGAACGAAACAAAAGACAGATTGAACAAAAGTGCACTTGGGCTCAGTGGAGGACAGCAGCAAAGACTTTGTATCGCCAGAGCTGTGGCACTCAAGCCGGAGGTCTTACTTTTTGATGAACCAACCTCGGCACTTGACCCGATCTCAACAGGAGCGATTGAAGAGTTGATCGCGGAACTGAAAAAAGATGTCTCTGTGGTGATCGTGACACATAACATGCAGCAAGCCAGTCGCTTGAGTGATTATACTGCGTTTATGTACCTGGGCGATCTAATAGAGTATGACAAAACGGATAAGATCTTTTTGAATCCTTCACAGAAGTTGACAGAAGATTACATCACAGGTAGATTTGGATAA
- the pstA gene encoding phosphate ABC transporter permease PstA, protein MNRLILNKIILILSSLSALIGIGFLFWILVTLSYKGITSLHFETFTNDLVGGGIRNLLVGQFTMALMASALAVPLGMMAGIYLREYSNNGKLASVIRNLSDVMMSAPSIVIGVFVFALFVDPFGGYNGWAGIVALAIMMIPIIISTTDNMLALVPKELREAGIALGGSKHKIILQIVIKAAKVGITTGVLLSFARIIGETAPLLFTSANNQFFTMDLTEQFPSLTVSIYNLATYPDEQSRELAWAASFVLTMVVLCINLLGRYITRNKK, encoded by the coding sequence ATGAATAGACTCATACTCAATAAAATTATTTTAATTCTATCTTCGCTGTCAGCACTGATAGGTATAGGATTTTTATTTTGGATACTTGTGACCTTGAGTTATAAAGGTATTACAAGTTTACATTTTGAGACCTTTACCAATGACCTTGTCGGTGGAGGAATAAGAAACCTTCTGGTAGGACAGTTTACCATGGCACTTATGGCAAGTGCTTTGGCTGTGCCGCTTGGTATGATGGCAGGTATCTATCTTAGGGAGTATAGTAACAACGGCAAGCTTGCTTCTGTTATAAGAAATTTAAGTGATGTGATGATGTCAGCACCATCGATCGTGATCGGTGTATTTGTTTTTGCCTTGTTTGTGGATCCTTTTGGTGGGTATAACGGTTGGGCAGGTATCGTTGCACTGGCTATTATGATGATACCTATTATCATCAGTACCACAGATAATATGCTGGCACTGGTACCTAAAGAACTTAGAGAAGCGGGTATTGCCTTGGGAGGAAGCAAACATAAGATCATCTTGCAGATAGTCATCAAGGCAGCGAAAGTAGGTATTACAACGGGTGTTCTACTCTCATTTGCACGTATCATCGGCGAGACTGCACCATTGCTCTTTACGTCAGCGAATAACCAGTTCTTTACCATGGACCTCACAGAGCAGTTTCCCTCTCTCACGGTAAGTATCTACAACCTTGCAACCTATCCCGATGAGCAAAGTAGAGAGTTGGCATGGGCAGCATCTTTTGTGCTTACAATGGTTGTATTATGTATCAATCTGCTTGGTCGATATATAACAAGAAATAAAAAATAA